CTGGTAATGTTAGTTGGTCCGCTGCATAATACACAACCGCTGTTTGAACATTTGCCTGCCACAGAGCCTGAAAAGCATGATTTTGAATAACATGTACTTGTGAATCTGCAGAAATAGTAGTATCCTCCTCCTGCAATTGTTGCCGAAATGAGTTCTGCGCAGTCAGCGCACCTGTTTTTTCCTGCAAGCGCATAATAAGTCCATGAGCCTGCATCACTTCTTCCTGTATCTATGGTAAAACCTGTTGGCGGTAATACTCCACACGTTCCAGATGGGTATTCTATGGCGCTTACTGCGCTGGAAACCAGAAGGACAGCTAGTATTGCAAAGAACAGAACTAATATCTTACTATTCATCAGACCACCACACTCTTTTATTGGATTGAATGTTAAAAATGAACCTATCTGAGCACTGTTTCAGCACTCCACCGCTTCATTATAAACTATTTTTTGCTGTTTTTAAATTTTTCTATAAAGATAATCTGTTTTTCCGTCTTTTTCAGTATTTTCTTGAAAAGACTGCAAATCTTGTTCCGGGATGGGTTTCAAATTCGCTTTGAGAATAATTGTATTTTGCCCTTGAAAGGAATGTCTCATTCTGCCCCATTGAGACAATGACAATCTCATAATCAACGTTTTCAGGGAGTTCCCCATAATATCCTGTATTGGTGTAATCCCGCAGATACCAGGGAATTGGCCAGTAGCTGACTTCAGTTGCAGAGATTATCATTGAAGTGTTTGTTGGATAATTCTTAATTATTTCTGCCATTGCTTCTTCCATTCCTTTTCCGGCATGTGCATAGGCAAGGGGATTTCTCGCATCTATACTGTGGTCCACAAAATTTATCCTTATCATTGTTGCGAAGGTTGAGAACGCAATTATTGAAATTAGTGCTGCTGCTGCAAATCTTCTTCCCTTAAATAATTCAAAAATTTTCTCAATTGGAAGGACTGAGATAAGCATAAGGAAAAAAAGCACGAACATTCCATTCCAAGGCGTCTTGTATGGCGTTATTGACATTACAAGTATTGTCAGAGAGGAAATGTAGATTAAGAACTTTGAAAATGTGTTTTTCCTGTTTATGAATAGCCCGATTATTGCAAAGAATACTACAAAGATGTCAAGCTTTGCTGCAAGCGAAAGATAGTATGTGAACGGCTTGTTGTGCCCTGAGCGCTCAACTGCCTTTGTGAGCGAATGGATTATCGGCTGGGTGAATGCCTTTTTCAGGTTTTCAGGATACCTGAAAAAACAGCTGTATAGCATTATGAAAATGAAAAGGAAAATTACAACTGATATTATAATTTCCTTTGCGTGCTTTTTCACCCATACAATGCTTTCAGAAATGAAATTCTTAACCCCGACAGCAATTGCTTTGAATAAATTCTT
This DNA window, taken from Candidatus Woesearchaeota archaeon, encodes the following:
- a CDS encoding TIGR03663 family protein produces the protein VFCAFLRLYNLELRTVHHDEAVYASFVQGILRNGNYQYDAEYHGPVLFFLDALAFRIFGERVLSLRIFPAIFGIIILFLLIPLRKYIGDKSVLALAFFIAISPMYEYFARFGFHETLYLFFMLLLIISIFRYTETQRKIFFYLCAFTSAMLFSIKEVSYFIVPVIFSFFPLRSLFSHIRTEFSEKKNLFKAIAVGVKNFISESIVWVKKHAKEIIISVVIFLFIFIMLYSCFFRYPENLKKAFTQPIIHSLTKAVERSGHNKPFTYYLSLAAKLDIFVVFFAIIGLFINRKNTFSKFLIYISSLTILVMSITPYKTPWNGMFVLFFLMLISVLPIEKIFELFKGRRFAAAALISIIAFSTFATMIRINFVDHSIDARNPLAYAHAGKGMEEAMAEIIKNYPTNTSMIISATEVSYWPIPWYLRDYTNTGYYGELPENVDYEIVIVSMGQNETFLSRAKYNYSQSEFETHPGTRFAVFSRKY